AGCGGTAAAAAATGTTCGACCCACTGGAATGCAGCAAATGAATTCAGGGCTATGTTTCCCGATGTTGAGTTGGTTGACGGGAGTATAATTACAGAAGAACAGGGCATTTACTCCAGCGGCGGAGCTAATTCCTACTGGAGTTTGTTGTTGTATCTGGTGGAAAAATTCACAGACAGAGATACAGCGATCCTGGCATCAAAGTTTTTTGCAGTGGATATCGACCGTACCAGTCAGGCAGCTTTTATGATGTTTAAGGGGCAGAAGGAGCATGGCGATGTTGAGATCGTCAAAGCGCAGGAGTATATAGAAGAAAACTATCAGGAAAAAATTACGGTGGATGAGCTGGCCGATACGTTTGCCATCGGGCGTAGAAGTTTTGAGCGGAGATTTAAAAAAGCGACCAATAATACCATTGTCGAATATATTCAACGCGTAAAAATTGAGGCCGCCAAACGAAATTTTGAAACCAGCCGGAAAAACATCAACGAAATCATGTACGATGTCGGTTATACCGATACCAAAGCATTTCGAACGGTATTCAAAAAAATTACCGGCCTGACACCCATTGAATACCGCAATAAGTACAGAAGCAATTGAGGTGGGTTACCTTTTCCCGACCATCACCAGATCTATGGTCGTTGTTCCGTTCTGTGCCGGGAAATCTATTCTCTGTAAATCTATTATACTGAACCCGTTATCGAGAAATGCCTGTGTCAGGTAATCTGCCTGGTGATAATGCATATACATTTTATCTTCGCCGGAGCTTGACTGTACGAAGCCCGATTTGGTGTAATCATCCTCCATTGTACTGATATAAAGGGCGCCGCCAGGGGTCAATAGTCCGGCAGCATCGCCGATCAGTTTTACACACTCTTCTTTTGAGAGATAGGGCAGGCAAAATCCGCACATAATACCCTCATATTTTTTGCCGATTGTCCCTATATCCCGGCAATCCATGATCTGGAATTTGGCGGAGGGATTGTTGATTTTGGCGAGTTGAATCATATTGGGCGCCAGGTCAATCCCTGTAATCTGAAAATCAGGTCTTTTATTAAGCAGATACTGCGTGATATTTCCCGGGCCGCAGGCAATATCCAGAATGGCTGCATTTTCTGTTTTTATGGCGTCGCAAAACAAATCAAATGTTTCGCTGTACAGGCCTACGTCCATAAATTTGGACTGGTATTCAACAGCGCGTCTGTCAAATATTTCTACAGCAATTTGGGTTTTGTCCATGGAACCGGTGGTTAAGATCCTGCCTTGTCTTTGATGTTCAGGTTGTACCAGTCGATCTGACGGGAGAGGTACATGACGATTCCGAGAATAATGAATATCCCGATACTGCCGATCAGTAAAGCCAGGTCCTGAAGTTGGATAACAACAAAGATAAACGAATATAAAATCAGCAAAATACCGCTTATCAATCCGGTCAGTCTTCCTGATTTCAGAATGGCTTTGACATATCCGGCGATGAGCAGTAACGTAGCCGTGGCCGAAATTATAAATGCCAGATTAAAAGGGATATGCTCAGAAATGGAAAGCAGCAACACAAAAAATACCACAAGGGCGATTCCCACAAGAATATACTGCACCGGGTGAATGAATATTCTGTTTAATACTTCAATAAAGAAAAAAGCAAGAAAAGTAAACCCGATAAACAGAATCGCATAACGAACCGACCTGTATGACTTCTGGTAATTATCGACCGGCAGTAACAGGTTGATTCCGAAAGATGATTCTGCAAGGGCATAACCACCGCTTCCTTTCCAGATCTGCGGGTAGTTTCGGTTGAGATGCAGCACGTTCCAGTGTGCCGTAAATCCGGTATCGCTGACCGTGCGGGTATCAGGTAAAAATGCTCCGTTAAAGCTGGGGTTTTGCCAGGAAGAATGGATGGTAACGGAAGTCGTTTTTCCGACAGGAGTAAAGTACAAAAGCTGACTTCCTTTGAGGTTTAGGTCAAAGCTAAAGGCATAGGTCGTGGTTTTGTCGGGCCCAATGTTTACCGGGGCATTTATGCCGCTGGTTACCACCTGGTTTGAGATCACGCCGGGGTTAAATGAAGACTGCCCGCCATTCCACGTCAGACTTATCTGCTCCTCAATCCCTCTGAGATCGTTGATGCCGGTGGTGAGACGTGCTTTATCAAACTGAATCGTATTTTCGGGAATGTCCAGTTCTGCCAGATCTTCCATGGTAAACTTCCCGCTCACATGGATGACCGAATTGTAAACCACAATTTCGTAAATGCCTCTGTTTCTTTTTTCGGGTTGGATTTGCCCTGAAATCGTCAGCTCTTCAGGCAGAATATGTATAAAG
The DNA window shown above is from Bacteroidia bacterium and carries:
- a CDS encoding helix-turn-helix domain-containing protein; protein product: MKSVSILVPETAVIEAIADPHYMFAAVNQFLLSAGKAPLFHVQLVGEKKEVKLNGSLFSVHMDKLLHEVEETDLIFIPAISGDIPTALKLNEKLLPWIVAQHNRGAEVASLCIGAFLLASTGLLSGKKCSTHWNAANEFRAMFPDVELVDGSIITEEQGIYSSGGANSYWSLLLYLVEKFTDRDTAILASKFFAVDIDRTSQAAFMMFKGQKEHGDVEIVKAQEYIEENYQEKITVDELADTFAIGRRSFERRFKKATNNTIVEYIQRVKIEAAKRNFETSRKNINEIMYDVGYTDTKAFRTVFKKITGLTPIEYRNKYRSN
- a CDS encoding class I SAM-dependent methyltransferase, with protein sequence MDKTQIAVEIFDRRAVEYQSKFMDVGLYSETFDLFCDAIKTENAAILDIACGPGNITQYLLNKRPDFQITGIDLAPNMIQLAKINNPSAKFQIMDCRDIGTIGKKYEGIMCGFCLPYLSKEECVKLIGDAAGLLTPGGALYISTMEDDYTKSGFVQSSSGEDKMYMHYHQADYLTQAFLDNGFSIIDLQRIDFPAQNGTTTIDLVMVGKR
- the creD gene encoding cell envelope integrity protein CreD — translated: MQPLKTNIYLKIFIITGIGMLLLIPATLIRELIYERENTQNQAISEVSAKWAYEQTLSGPFVSIPYVKYLKEYVSKDSTEKILQVKDFIHILPEELTISGQIQPEKRNRGIYEIVVYNSVIHVSGKFTMEDLAELDIPENTIQFDKARLTTGINDLRGIEEQISLTWNGGQSSFNPGVISNQVVTSGINAPVNIGPDKTTTYAFSFDLNLKGSQLLYFTPVGKTTSVTIHSSWQNPSFNGAFLPDTRTVSDTGFTAHWNVLHLNRNYPQIWKGSGGYALAESSFGINLLLPVDNYQKSYRSVRYAILFIGFTFLAFFFIEVLNRIFIHPVQYILVGIALVVFFVLLLSISEHIPFNLAFIISATATLLLIAGYVKAILKSGRLTGLISGILLILYSFIFVVIQLQDLALLIGSIGIFIILGIVMYLSRQIDWYNLNIKDKAGS